Within Sphingobium aromaticiconvertens, the genomic segment CCTGATCGGGCATCTGGACACGGTGTTCGAGGTGGATTCGCCCTTTCAGACTTTCAAGCGGGAAGGGGATATGGCGTCCGGACCGGGTGTCGCCGACGACAAGGGCGGCGTGGCGGTGATGCTGACGGCGCTCAAGGCCATGAAGGCAGCAGGCACGTTGAAGGGCGCCAATATCGAGATCGTCCTGACCGGGGACGAGGAAGATGTAGGCGAGCCGAAAGCAGTGGCGCGGGCGGACCTGATCGCAGCGGGCAAGCGTGCGGACGTGGCGCTGGATTTCGAAGGACTGGCGCAGCAGGACGGAAAGGATATGGGGTCGATTGCGCGGCGCTCCTCCAATAGCTGGACACTGACGGCGACCGGCAAGTCGGGGCATAGTTCGGGCATCTTTTCGCCTGCTGCCGGGGACGGGGCCGTCTATGAACTGGCGCGGATCGTGACTGCCTTTCGCAAGGAGTTGCCCGAGCAGAACCTGACCTTCAACGCCGGTTTGATCGGCGGTGGGCAGAGCGCGGATGTCGACAAGGACGGCGTAAGGATCGCGGTGACGGGCAAGACCAACATCATCCCGCCCATCGCGGTCGCCAAGGGTGATTTCCGTACCCTGAGCCAGGAGCAGACCGACCGGGTAATGGCGAAGATGAAGGCGATCGTGGAAAGCGGTCATCTGAACGGCACGTCGGCGACGATCGATTTCGATCAGGGCTATCCGGCGATGGCGCCGACGCAGGGGAATAGGGCGCTGCTCGGCAAGCTGAATGCGGTCAATGCGGACCTTGGCCTTGTGGCCATGCCGGAACTGAATCCGTTGAAGCGCGGTGCGGGCGACATTGCCTTCGTCGCCAACGATACGGACGGGCTGGTCGGGCTGGGCGTGACCAGCAGCGGCGATCATTCGCCGGCTGAGGTTGCCGACCTGTCCAGCATCAAGCGGCAGGGCAAGCGCGCGGCGATATTGATGAGCCGGCTGGCCCGCGAGAAGGCGCGGTAGAGAGCATGCGCGGGCGGCCATGACATTTCCAACGCCCGCAATCATTCCGCACATTGGTATGGTGCTTGAGGTACTGACGATCGTCGGAACCTTTGTTTTCGCCGCGTCGGGTGCGCTGGCCGCCGCGCGGTTGCAACAGACGATCGTCACCTTCTGCTTCTTTGCACTGGTAACGGGGGTTGGCGGGGGCACGGTGCGCGACCTGCTGATCGGGGCGCCGGTTTTCTGGGTGGTGGACCCGGTGCCTGCGATTACCTGTGTCGGCGCGGCGATCATCGTCTGGCTAACACCGCGCCGCCTGTGGAGCGACCATGCGCTTGACTGGCTGGATGCCATAGGTCTTGCAGCGTTCGCGGTGTTCGGCGCGGCCAAGGCGATGACCTTCGGGATCAACCCGTTCGTCGCGGGGATGATGGGCGTGGTGACGGGCTGTGTCGGCGGCATCATGCGTGACCTGCTGGCCGGAGAGCCATCAATCCTGTTGCGCCCCGAACTTTATGTGACAGCGGCGGCGGTGGCGGCGGGGCTGTTCGTGCTGCTATATTCTGCGGGTATGCCCTTGCCGGTCGCGGCGGTGTTGGCAGCGATCACGGGTTTCGTCTTGCGCGCGATCGCTATTGCGCGCGGTCTTGGTCTGCCGGGCTATTCCGGGCATGGGACGCGGCGCGACGAGCGCTAGGCCGGTCGTCAGCGGGTGTCGTCGGGCAGGGCGGTTGCCATCACCACCATGCGCTTCAACAGGATTGGCCGATCAAGTCCGATTATGACGGGTATGGATGTCGCTGCTGCTGCGGTGGAGGCCGCAGTCATGCGCTCAACCGCCATCAAGGGGGCGGTGGTTGCGGTGATCGCCGCCAATGCGATGAAAATCCGTGTCATGATGCTGCCTTCGCCATGCTGTATGACAACAGATATCGACGATCTGTCGCAGGGATGTACCCGGCGGATGGTAGAAATGTCGGAAAATGTAACGGCTTCGCCCCGGCCATCAGGGATGCTCGACCTGATTTCGATCAATGACGATGGCATGGGCTGATGCTAGATTATGCCCTCAGACTCAGGAGTAGGATCATATGGCTATGACGAATGATGCCGCCTATCTGCTCCGCCGTGCGCGCGATGAAGCGCGCAAGGCGCTTGAAGCCGCCGAGCGCGGCGATGACGCTGCGGCGATTGCCGCGCACCGGGAAATGGCGATCCGTTACAAGGTCAGGGCATTGTCCCAGTCCAGCGGTGCCGTACCTTGCATTGATGGCACGGACATAGTGGGTGGCATGTCCACCACCCGCATCGCAGGTAACACAGCGGCGCAATAGCAGCAGTCTGCGGCCTTCCGGTTAGAGCGATTTCCAATCAGATGGAATCATCTGATGGCCAGAAATCGTGTCAAATCAAAAGCCTAGAGCAGTCGGTCCGATGCAGTCGGATCATATTCTGCTCTAGCGCCAGACGGTCGCCAGCAAAGCGAGCAATCCCCGGTCGTCCATACCACCGACCGGCCGGGCAGGGGTTGCGCGCGGGCCACCTACACCGCGACATTCCAGGCAGTCGGCGCGGATGCCGCCGCCCATGACCATGGCGCGCGCATCGGCCACGGCCTGAAGTGCCCATTGGCGCTGGAGCAGGGATTGGCGGGCGAGGAGATCGCGCGGCATGGATGCCTGCTTCTGGTCGCCTTCCATCAAGTTTTGGATGAAGGCAGTGATCTTGTCCGGCGCCTTCTCGATTATGTAGGGGCGGGCCTTTGCGGGGTCGAGTTTCGCCAGCTTCGCCGCTTCGGCGATTGCCTCGTCCAGCCCGCCGAAACGGTCGATCAGTCCATTCTGACGCGCGTTGCCGCCATCCCAGACGCGGCCCTGCGCGATCGTGTCGATCTGCTGCGGTGACTTTTTACGTGATTGGGCAACGATGCCGACGAAGCGGCGGTAAATATCCTCGACCCCCATCTGCATCACCGCGTCGAATTGCGGCGTGGTGCCGCCGATGATGTCGGGCTGGCCCGATAGCGGCGTGGTGGTGACACCATCGGTCGTGACGCCGATCTTTGCCAGCGTCCCTTCGAAACTGGGAAGGATGCCGAAGACACCGATGGAACCGGTAATCGTGTCCGGCTCCGCAAAGATGACGTTGGCGGGGGTGGAAACCCAATAGCCGCCGCTGGCCGCGACATTGCCCATGGAGACGACGATCGGCAGGCCGTCCGCCTTGGCGGACAGGATGGCGCTGCGGATCTTTTCCGACGCCATGACCGAACCACCGGGGGAATCTACGCGCACGACCAGCGCCTTGAGTTTCTTTTCGGCAAGCGCGGTGTAGAGCAGGTCGGAAATAGTGTCGCCCGCCGCCGTACCGGGGCCAGCCTCTCCATCGACAATGTCGCCCGCGATCGTCAGCACGCCGATCTGGCCGTCATTGGCGGGACGTCGCGCCTTTACATAGGCGGCAAGGTCGATGGTGGCGAAGTCGCCATCCTTGTCCTGCGCGGGCTGGCCGGCGATTTCCGCCACACGCTCGCCAAACTGGGCCTCGTCACCCAGCCGGTCGAGCAGGCCTGCGGACTGTGCGGCCTTGGCGAGATTGCCATCGGTCGCACGGACGGCGGCGGCGATGTCGCCGATATAGGGGGCCAGCTTTGCCTTGGGCCGCGCTTTGGCTACATCCTGCTGCCAGCTTTCCCACAGGGCGCTGGTCAGCGCGACATCAGCCTGCTTTGCTTCGGGGGACTGTTCGGTGCGGATATAGGGTTCGACGAAACTCTTATAGGTGCCGACACGGTAGACATGGGTATTGACGCCCAGCTTGTCGATCAGCCCCTTATAATAGAGGCGCGATCCACCCGGCCCGACGATAGCGACGCCGCCAAGGGAATCGCCCCAGATTTCACTGGCATGGGCCGCCAGTTGATAGCTGTCATCGGTATAGATGGTGGAGAAGGCAAGTACGGGCTTTTTCGCGGCGCGCACGCCGTCGAGCGCCTTGCCTACCCGAGCCAGTGCAACCTGCCCACCGCCCATGAAGCCGTCGAGGTTCAGCACTACGGCCTTGACCTTGGAATCGGTCCGGGCGGCATCAAGTGCCGTGATGAGGTCACTGAGCCGATATTCGCGCGTCTGCTCCCCTTGTGAAGACAGGAGCGAGAGGGGATCGACCTCGGCAGGCTGTTCGACGATCGTGCCGTCTAGGTCGAGCAACAGCGCGCCGCTGGAAATGGCGGCGACCGGACGGGGACTGAAGGACAGGGCAGCATAGAGCAGGCCGAAGAAGAGCAGCAGGAAGAGAAGGACCAGCCCGTCCTTGATGGCGACCAATATCCGCCAGATGCCCTTCACAAATGCCACGCGTACAGCTCCTTCCGTGTGTTCCGTCCATCGGGCTAACCGATCGCGGGATGCGCCGCAATGCGAAGGCTTCACCATGCCCCGATCTCTTGCACCGTCGCTATGAGCCGCTATGGGGAGGCGCAACACCCGGTTCAAGGAGACGCATAGTCATGCCCACGCTCGTCCTCATCCGTCACGGCCAGTCCAGCTGGAATCTGGAAAATCGCTTTACCGGCTGGTGGGATGTGGATGTGACCGAAAAGGGCGCGGAAGAAGCGCGTGCGGCAGGACGGCTGATGAAAGAGAAGGGGCTGGATTTCGATAGCTGCTTCACCAGCGTCCAGACCCGCGCGATCAAGACGCTCAATCTGGCGCTGGAGGAAATGGGGCGGCTGTGGCTGCCGGTCGAAAAGGACTGGCACCTCAATGAGCGGCATTATGGCGGCCTGACAGGTCTCAACAAGGCAGAGACAGCGGCCAGGCATGGCGACGCTCAAGTCAAGATATGGCGTCGCAGCTTCGACATTCCGCCGCCGGTGCTGGAAGCGGGCAGCGCGTTTGATCTGTCGGCCGATCGCCGCTATGCGGGCATCCCGATCCCGTCGACCGAATCGCTGAAGGACACGATTGCGCGCGTGCTGCCCTATTGGGAAAGCCGGATCGTGCCGGAACTGAAGGCAGGCAAGCGCGTGCTGATCTCTGCCCATGGCAATTCGCTGCGTGCGCTGGTCAAGCATCTGTCGAACATTCCCGACGACGAGATCACCGAACTGGAGATCCCGACCGGGCAGCCGATCGTTTATGATCTGGCCGACGATCTGACCGCGCTGGATCGCTATTATCTGTCGGAGCGGTAGCGCCCTGTTGGGTTATTTGGGCCTCTTGCGGGATTGCCCCCGGACCCCCAGCCGACTAAGGGGCTGTGCTTCCGGGCGGCGACAGGCTGCTTCCTTGAGGGATAGGGCATGAGCGAAGGCATCGCGGTCGGCATCATCATGGGCAGCCGGTCTGACTGGGAAACGATGCGCCATGCGTCGGAAACGCTGGACGCGCTGGGCGTTCCCCATGAGTGCAAGGTCGTGTCCGCGCATCGCACGCCGCAGCGGCTTTATGATTATGCGACCGGCGCGGTCGGTCGTGGGTTGAAGGCGATTATCGCGGGAGCGGGCGGCGCCGCGCATCTGCCGGGCATGGCCGCGTCGATGACGCGCCTGCCGGTGCTGGGCGTACCGGTGGAATCGAAGGCGTTGAGCGGCATGGATTCGCTGCTGTCCATCGTGCAGATGCCCGCTGGCATCCCGGTGGGCACGCTGGCGATTGGCCGGGCGGGTGCGGTGAATGCGGCGCTGCTGGCGGCGGCGATGCTAGCGACTAGCGATGACGCACTGGCCGAGCGGCTGGACGCCTGGCGGGCGAAGCAGACGCAGGACGTGGCCGAAACGCCGGAGTGAAATCAGACTGATGACCAGTATCGCGCCCGGCGCCACTATCGGCATATTAGGCGGCGGCCAGCTTGGCCGCATGCTCGCGGTCGCGGCCGCGCAGTTGGGCTATCGCACCCATATCTATGCGCCCGAGGTTAGCGGGCCTGCCGCTGATGTTTCACCGCTCTGGACTCGGGGCGCCTATGATGACGCCGCTGCGCTCGCGGCCTTCGCGACAAGCGTGGATGTCGTCACTTACGAATTTGAGAATGTCGATCCGGCAGCGGTCGAGGTGCTGGCCGGGCATGGGCTGGTTCGCCCGAATGCTCGCGCGCTGAGCATTGCGCAGGACCGGCTGGCGGAAAAGCGCTTCGTTTGTGATCTGGGCGGCATGACCGCGCCGTTCGCGCCGGTCGAGAGTCTGGATGATCTGGAGGCGGCGGTCGAAACGATCGGCAGCCGCGCGATCCTGAAGACCAACCGCATGGGCTATGATGGCAAGGGGCAGGCGCGCCTGTCGGAGCCGGGCGATGCCGTGGGGGCGTGGAACGCGATCGGGCGGCAATCGGCGATCCTTGAGGGGTTCGTAACCTTCGCCGAGGAGTTTTCCGTCATTCTGGTGCGCGGGACGGATGGCGATGTGCGCTTCTGGGATTCGGCGGCGAACGTCCATGTCGATGGCATATTGTCGACCTCCATCGTGCCTGCGGGCGCATTGATCGAGGGACAGATAACGGCGGCGCGGGCGATGGCGCGCAAGATCGCTGATGCCCTCGATTATGTGGGCGTGCTGACCTGCGAATTTTTTGCCAATGCCGAAGGGCCGGTCTTCAACGAGATGGCGCCGCGCGTGCATAATAGCGGCCACTGGACTATTGAGGGCGCGCTCACCAGCCAGTTCGAAAATCACGTCCGCGCCATTTGCGGCCTGCCGCTGGGCGACACCGGGCTGGCCGCGCGACGGGTGGAAATGCGCAACCTGATCGGTGAACAGGTGAATGAGTGGCTAGCGATACTGTCCGACCCGGCGAACCACCTGCACCTCTATGGCAAGGCCGAGGCGCGGCCGGGGCGCAAGATGGGGCATGTGACGCGGTTGATCCTGTGAGCGACGCTCGCCCGGAAATCGTGCTGATTCTGGCGCGGGCCGACAATGGCGTGATCGGTCGTGATGGCGCGTTGCCCTGGCGGCTGTCCGCCGACCTCAAGCGGTTCAAGGCGTTGACACTGGGCCTGCCGATGGTGATGGGGCGCAAGACGTTTGAGAGCCTGCCGGGGCTGCTGCCCGGTCGCCGCCATATCGTACTGACGCGCGATCGGGATTGGTCTGCGGCGGGGGCGGAGGTTGTGCATGATGTCGATGCGGCGATCGCCTGCGCCGCCGCGCCGGTGGTGGCCGTGATTGGCGGCGCGGAAATTTATCGGCTGTTCCTGCCGATCGCCGACCGTATCGAATTGACCGAGGTGCATATCGCGGCGGAGGGGGATGCCAGCATCGGCTATCCCGATCCCGGTGCATGGCGAGAGGTCGCTCGCGAGGCGCATGCGGCGGCGGGCGACGCCCCCGCCCATGATTTCGTGACATTCCAGAGAGTCTCGACATGATGAAGCGAGGCTGGCAGTCTGCGGAAGCATGCGATCAAGCGTCCGATTGCGCCGACGCGCTGCCGTCCCTATAGCCGCGCGCATGGAGCGACTGGAGAGCAACGCCCCGACGCCCGCACACCTGCGCGGTGCGATCGTGGCGCTCGGCAATTTCGATGGGTTTCACCGGGGGCACCAGGCGGTGGTTCGCCGAGCGATCGAGTGCGCGCGAGCCGAGGGGCGCCCTGCGATCATCGCGACCTTTGATCCGCATCCGGTGCGGCTGTTCCGACCTGACACGCCGCCCTTTCGGTTGACGACGCTGGACCAGCGCGAGGCGTTGTTCGCGCGCGCCGGGGCGGACGCCATGCTGGTCTTTCACTTCACGGCGCAGATGGCGGCGATGAGTGCGGAGCAGTTCGCTGCCTTTCTGGTCGATCATATTGGGGCTGCCCATGTCGTTACGGGACAGGATTTCACCTTTGGCAAGGGGAAGAGCGGGTCGGTCGCGACCCTGACCGAATTGGGTCGCGCGCTCGGAATGGTCGCTGAGGCTGTGCCCGCCGTCGCGGATGCCGGGGGTGAGATCATCTCCTCCAGCCGCATCCGCGAGGCGCTGGTCGCGGGCGATTGCGCGACCGCGACGCGCTTGTTGACGCGGCCCTTCGCGATTCAGGGGCGGGTGCAGCATGGCGACAAGCTGGGACGGACGATCGGCTACCCCACCGCCAATATCGACATGGGCAATTATCTGCGGCCCGCTTACGGCATCTATGCGGTGCGGGGGCTGCTGCCAGACGGGCGAGTGCTGGACGGGGCGGCGAATCTGGGCATCCGGCCGACCTTCGACCCACCCAAGGAATTGCTGGAACCGCATTTTTTCGACTTTTCCGAAAGCCTGTACGATCAAATAATCGAGGTGCAGTTGATCGAGCGGCTGCGGGGCGAGGCAAAGTTCGACAGCCTTGACGCGCTGATCGCGCAGATGGACGCCGATTGCGCCCGTGCGCGGCAAATCCTTGCGGGAACGCCTTACGTCGCGTAGTGCCGCCAGCTTATCTCACCGATATATTTGCGGACCGCATGACCGATCAGCCAGACTATAAAGCCACCGTATTCCTCCCCGTCACCGACTTCCCCATGAAGGCGGGGCTGGCCCAGAAGGAGCCGGCGATTGCCGCGCGCTGGGCGGCGATGGACCTGTATGGCAAGCTGCGCGAACGCCGCGCGGGGCGTGAGCGTTTCATCCTGCATGATGGCCCGCCCTATGCCAATGGCGACATCCATATGGGCCATGCGATGAACAAGGTGCTGAAAGACATCATCGTCCGCAGCCAGTCGTTGTTGGGTAAGGACGCGCCCTATGTGCCCGGATGGGATTGCCACGGCCTGCCGATCGAATGGAAGATCGAGGAAGAATATCGCAAGAAGAAGCTGAACAAGGACGAGGTTCCGCCGCAGGAGTTTCGCGCCCAGTGCCGCGCCTATGCCGATAAATGGGTGGACGTGCAGAAGGAGCAGTTCAAGCGTCTGGGCGTAATGGGCGATTGGGCCGATCCCTACCTGACCATGAAGTTCGACGCCGAGGCGACGATCGTCGGCGAACTGCTGAAATTCGCGGAAAGCGGCCAGCTCTATCGCGGCGCCAAGCCCGTCATGTGGTCCCCGGTCGAAAAGACCGCGCTGGCCGAGGCCGAGGTCGAATATGAGGATGTCGTGTCGACCCAGATCGACCTGGCGTTCGAGATCATGAAAGCACCGAATGCGCCAGAACTGGTCGGCGCCCATGCGGTGATCTGGACGACGACCCCATGGACGATCCCTGTGAACCAGGCGATCGCTTATGGGGAGGGGGTTGAATATGAACTTGTAAAATGGGTTGATAGCAACAATCAGACTGTGGCGGGTCCGTTCCTGATTGCTGTCGATCTCGTCGATCCGTTTCTGGCGCGTGTTGGGCATAACAGTATTTCGCGCTTCATAGGCGATGAGTTACCTAGCGGCGCGCTTCTAAATCTTAGTGGCAAGCGGATTGTCGGCTCTCAACTCGCAGGCGCTATCGCCCGCCACCCAATGCACAAGCTCGGTGGCTTTTTCGCCAAGCCTCGCCCATTCCTCGCAGCCGACCATGTCACCACCGACGCGGGCACCGGCCTTGTCCACATGTCCCCCGACCATGGCGAGGAGGATTTCATCGTCTGCAAGAAGCTGGGCATCGACCCGGTCTTCGCGGTGGACGATGGCGGCTTCTACCGCAATGACTGGGAATGGCTCCCCGGACAGGGCAGCGTCATCAACACCAAGTTCAACGGTCCTGATGGCCCGATCTGCACCGATCTGCGCGAAGCGGGGGCGTTGCTGTCCTCGGGTGAGTTCAAGCATAGCTATCCCCATAGCTGGCGATCGAAGGCGCGGATCATCTATCGCTGCACCCCGCAATGGTTCATCCCGATGGACAAGCCGCAGGGCGACGGAAGTTTTGTCGATGTCGATGGCGGCGTCCTGCCGACCCCGATCATCGCCTCCAACGGCCCGACCCTGCGCGAAGTCGCGCTCGACGCGATCGAGCAGACGCGTTGGGTGCCGGAGCGGTCGACCAACCGTATCCGATCGATGGTGGAGGGTCGCCCGGACTGGGTGATCAGCCGCCAGCGCGCCTGGGGCGTGCCGATTGCGCTCTATGTCCATCGCAAGAGTGGCCAGTATCTTGTTGATCCATTGGTGAATGATCGGATCGTTGCGGCGTTCAAGGCGGGCGGAGCAGATGCCTGGTTCGGCGCGGATCATCAGGCGCTTCTGGGGTCGGATTACGACCTTAACGACTATGAAGTCGTCAACGACATTCTCGACGTGTGGTTCGACAGCGGCTCAACGCACAGCTTCGTGGTCGAGGCGCGCTATGGTCCTGATGCCCGCGCGGACCTCTATATCGAAGGATCGGACCAGCATCGCGGCTGGTTCCAGTCTTCGCTGCTGGAAAGCTGTGGCACACGCGGTCAGGCGCCTTTTGGCGCGGTACTGACGCATGGCTTCGCGCTGGACGGCAATGGCCGCAAAATGTCCAAGAGCCTTGGCAATGTCGTCGATCCGCTCAAGATCATGGGCGAAAGCGGCGCGGACATATTGCGCGTCTGGGTCGCCAGCACCGATTATTTTGATGATGTGCGGATCGGCAAGGAAGTGCTGGCCGGGTCGTCCGACGCCTATCGCAAGCTGCGCAATAGCTTCCGCTACATGCTGGGCGCGCTGTCGGATTATGACGAAAGCGAAGCGGTCTCCTATGACGACATGCCGGAACTGGAGCGCTACATGCTCCACCGTCTGGCGGAACTGGATGCGGAACTGCGCGCTGTGGTGGACAAGGCGGCGGGCAGCGACAACTGGCTGGAATTCAGCCGCTATACTCGCGCGCTGTTCGACTTTGCCAACAGCGACCTCAGCGCCTTCTTCTTCGATATTCGCAAGGATCGCCTCTATTGCGATGCAAAGAGCGACCCCAAGCGGCGCGCCTATCGCACTGTGCTGGACACGCTGTTCCATGCGCTGGTCCGTTACGCCGCGCCGATCATCCCCTTCACCGCTGAGGAAGTGTGGCAGAGCCGCTTCCCAAGTGACGAGGATAGCGTTCATTTCCTGGAGTGGCCGGACGTCGATCATCACTGGATCAACCGTCATCTGGACGACAAATGGACCGCATTGCGCAGCCAACGCGAACAGGTGAATGAAGCGATAGAGCCGCTGCGGCGTGAGAAGATCGTGCGCTCCAGCCTGGAAGCGGACGTGACCATGGGCGAGCTGCTGCCGGTGGGCGATGTCGATTTCGCCGAGGTGGCGATCGTCGCCCGCGTGACCATGGGCGTGGGCGATGGCATCATCGTGGAGCCGTCCGACTGGCACAAATGCGGCCGCTGCTGGCGGTTGCTGCCCGAAGTCACGCAGGACGGCGCCTTGTGCGACCGTTGTGACGATGTGCTGAAGGACTGAGCGGACCCATGAACTCCAATCACCGCCCGCTGGGCCTGACCGTCGCGATCGGCGCCCTGTTGCTGGACCAGCTCATCAAATATACCGTCACCTATCCGCTGGCGCTGAAATCGCGGGCGGATGTGGGCATTGATCTGCTGCCGTTCTTCCGTCTGCGCTGGCTGGAAAATCGGGGCGTTTCTATGGGCTTTTTCCATGCGTCCAGCAACGGCGCCCGCTGGGCGCTGGTGGCGATGACGATGGTGATCGCCACCTTCGTTGCCGTTTGGATGTGGCGCGAACGGGCACGGCAGGATGTGGCGGCGCTGGGCCTGGTGCTGGGTGGCGCGATCGGCAATATCATTGATCGCGTGCGGCTGGGCTATGTCATCGATTATGCCGACCTGCATATCGGCGAATGGCGACCCTTCCTGATTTTCAACCTGGCCGACGCAGCGATCACCATCGGCGTGCTGATCCTGCTTGCGCGCGCGCTGTTGCTGCGCGAAAAGAGTCCAAAGACGGAGACATTACGATAATGCGCAAGTTGTTCCTCGCTGCTGGCCTGCTAACTGGCCTTACGGCTCTTTCGGGCTGCGGCTCCACCGGCCTGTTCGACCGTGAGCGGCCCGACGAGTTCGCCGTTTCGCGGCAGGCGCCGTTGGTGATTCCGCCTGATTTCGCGCTGGTGCCGCCTGCGCCGGGTGCGCCCTCGTCCAATAACGTGGATTCGGGCCGTGCCGCGATGGAGGCCATGTTCGGTGGTCCTGCGCCGCGTAGTTCGACCGAGACCACCGCGTTGACCGCGGCTGGCCGCGCCAGTGCCGCACCGGGCATTCGCTCGGCTGCTGGTGATCCTGCGACCGAAGTGGTGGACAAGGGCGCCGCCACGCGTGAGATCATCGCCGCGCCGGAAGGTGATGGGCAGGATGCCCGGGCTTCGGTGCCGAAGCAAT encodes:
- the ileS gene encoding isoleucine--tRNA ligase — protein: MTDQPDYKATVFLPVTDFPMKAGLAQKEPAIAARWAAMDLYGKLRERRAGRERFILHDGPPYANGDIHMGHAMNKVLKDIIVRSQSLLGKDAPYVPGWDCHGLPIEWKIEEEYRKKKLNKDEVPPQEFRAQCRAYADKWVDVQKEQFKRLGVMGDWADPYLTMKFDAEATIVGELLKFAESGQLYRGAKPVMWSPVEKTALAEAEVEYEDVVSTQIDLAFEIMKAPNAPELVGAHAVIWTTTPWTIPVNQAIAYGEGVEYELVKWVDSNNQTVAGPFLIAVDLVDPFLARVGHNSISRFIGDELPSGALLNLSGKRIVGSQLAGAIARHPMHKLGGFFAKPRPFLAADHVTTDAGTGLVHMSPDHGEEDFIVCKKLGIDPVFAVDDGGFYRNDWEWLPGQGSVINTKFNGPDGPICTDLREAGALLSSGEFKHSYPHSWRSKARIIYRCTPQWFIPMDKPQGDGSFVDVDGGVLPTPIIASNGPTLREVALDAIEQTRWVPERSTNRIRSMVEGRPDWVISRQRAWGVPIALYVHRKSGQYLVDPLVNDRIVAAFKAGGADAWFGADHQALLGSDYDLNDYEVVNDILDVWFDSGSTHSFVVEARYGPDARADLYIEGSDQHRGWFQSSLLESCGTRGQAPFGAVLTHGFALDGNGRKMSKSLGNVVDPLKIMGESGADILRVWVASTDYFDDVRIGKEVLAGSSDAYRKLRNSFRYMLGALSDYDESEAVSYDDMPELERYMLHRLAELDAELRAVVDKAAGSDNWLEFSRYTRALFDFANSDLSAFFFDIRKDRLYCDAKSDPKRRAYRTVLDTLFHALVRYAAPIIPFTAEEVWQSRFPSDEDSVHFLEWPDVDHHWINRHLDDKWTALRSQREQVNEAIEPLRREKIVRSSLEADVTMGELLPVGDVDFAEVAIVARVTMGVGDGIIVEPSDWHKCGRCWRLLPEVTQDGALCDRCDDVLKD
- the lspA gene encoding signal peptidase II, whose translation is MNSNHRPLGLTVAIGALLLDQLIKYTVTYPLALKSRADVGIDLLPFFRLRWLENRGVSMGFFHASSNGARWALVAMTMVIATFVAVWMWRERARQDVAALGLVLGGAIGNIIDRVRLGYVIDYADLHIGEWRPFLIFNLADAAITIGVLILLARALLLREKSPKTETLR
- a CDS encoding DUF3035 domain-containing protein encodes the protein MRKLFLAAGLLTGLTALSGCGSTGLFDRERPDEFAVSRQAPLVIPPDFALVPPAPGAPSSNNVDSGRAAMEAMFGGPAPRSSTETTALTAAGRASAAPGIRSAAGDPATEVVDKGAATREIIAAPEGDGQDARASVPKQ